A region from the Deinococcus sp. QL22 genome encodes:
- a CDS encoding CheR family methyltransferase, which produces MTSPSDSPASPLWMVGIGGSAGALDGYERFFSGMPSGAGMTFLVVPHLDPHHKGVMPELLQRCTPMPVVQIKDGMITQPGHVYVVPPGKSLSLLRGQLLLDDADPSPTPIDRFFESLARDQGEQAVAVVLSGMGADGSRGLQSIHDNLGRVLVQDPISAQYPAMPENAVATGLADQVLPATELASYLYDLVHGVPMVQMGMLIDENGEIKAGATLYKILLLIRKHTGQDFSQYKKNTIVRRIERRMKGNQIMEFADYLRHLQDNKEEVVALARDLVINVTSFFRDPEAFERLTEHLRHSLINRPRNDIQSADTFRVWVVGCSTGEEAYSVAMVLCELMDEGLGGIMKIQIFASDIDEHSLDRGREGFYPLDISYTVSEERLERFFVRHTHGYKVKPSLRDMIIFTQHSTFGDPPFTRLDVLTCRNMLIYLGNDLQKQLIPLFHYALKPHGLLFLGPSETIGQVRNLFSTLETRWKIFQRNPGSSGPIHLGRGLAGLSATNMTLSVATQREHAKVRRSKGEPDLPSTVQNLLLNQWAPPAVVVDETGNIQYVSGHTGPYLELPAGQPGLSANVNVVDMARSGLRYELAAALRIAVSDQREVIHRNIRLLVGEGTLIFDLIVHPIVTAPALKNLLLIVFAAPTLPSSNLLDTMELNGPTGQLAELERELRITREHLQVTLEESEISLEQSRSANEELQTTNEELQSANEELMTSKEELQSLNEELITINSEHQMMISDLAQANDDIKNLLDSLGIATVFLDNTLRVKRFTPKITSIISLIPSDAGRPIGDIFVNLNYEHFMRDIKEVLENLTAYQTEVQTKEGIWYLMRITPYRTFDNFIDGVVIVFTNIVSLKQLERQLEESLLYAKAMINSLPDPVMVLDPQLKVHTVNRPLVELLKVPWFQLMGEALEDLADGVLDIPDLISVLRKLTLGSPAVVDFVADLNLPLQSMRKYKFNARHLVSEDGKTELILLMLEDITNIVNRALAEGSSMTDEHDAND; this is translated from the coding sequence ATGACTTCACCCAGTGATTCTCCAGCTTCACCCCTATGGATGGTTGGCATTGGCGGTTCGGCAGGCGCACTAGACGGCTACGAACGGTTTTTTAGCGGAATGCCCAGCGGAGCCGGAATGACTTTTTTGGTCGTGCCGCACCTGGATCCACACCACAAGGGCGTCATGCCGGAATTGCTGCAACGCTGCACCCCGATGCCGGTGGTACAGATTAAAGACGGCATGATCACCCAACCGGGCCATGTGTACGTGGTGCCGCCCGGCAAAAGCCTAAGCCTGTTGCGCGGGCAACTGCTGTTAGATGATGCCGATCCGAGTCCGACGCCCATAGACCGGTTTTTTGAAAGTTTGGCCCGCGATCAGGGCGAGCAGGCGGTGGCCGTGGTGCTGTCTGGCATGGGCGCAGACGGCAGCCGGGGCCTGCAATCTATCCACGACAATCTGGGCCGGGTGCTGGTGCAAGACCCTATCAGCGCGCAGTATCCAGCCATGCCCGAAAATGCCGTGGCGACCGGGCTGGCCGATCAAGTGCTTCCGGCTACCGAACTCGCGAGCTACCTGTACGACCTCGTGCACGGCGTGCCGATGGTGCAGATGGGCATGCTGATCGACGAAAACGGGGAGATCAAGGCGGGAGCGACCCTCTATAAAATCTTGCTCCTGATCCGCAAGCACACTGGGCAAGATTTCTCGCAGTACAAGAAGAACACCATCGTGCGCCGAATAGAGCGCCGGATGAAAGGCAATCAGATCATGGAATTCGCCGATTATCTGCGGCATTTGCAAGACAACAAGGAAGAAGTGGTGGCCCTGGCGCGAGATCTCGTTATTAATGTCACCAGCTTTTTCAGAGACCCAGAAGCCTTTGAGCGCCTAACTGAACATCTGCGCCACAGCTTGATCAACCGTCCCCGCAACGATATTCAGAGTGCCGACACCTTCCGGGTGTGGGTGGTGGGCTGCTCGACAGGCGAAGAAGCCTACTCAGTTGCCATGGTGCTGTGCGAACTGATGGATGAAGGCCTGGGCGGCATCATGAAGATTCAGATTTTTGCCTCGGACATAGACGAGCACTCGCTTGATCGGGGCCGCGAGGGGTTCTATCCCCTGGATATCAGTTACACGGTGTCCGAGGAGAGGCTGGAACGGTTTTTTGTACGGCATACGCACGGCTACAAAGTCAAACCGAGCCTGCGCGACATGATTATTTTTACTCAGCACAGTACTTTTGGTGATCCACCCTTTACGCGCCTGGATGTATTGACCTGCCGCAACATGCTGATTTATCTGGGTAACGACCTGCAAAAGCAGCTCATTCCCCTGTTTCACTACGCCCTCAAGCCGCATGGCCTGCTCTTTTTGGGGCCATCGGAAACTATTGGTCAGGTTCGCAACCTGTTTTCTACCCTGGAAACCCGCTGGAAAATCTTTCAGCGCAATCCCGGCTCATCGGGGCCAATTCATCTGGGCCGGGGACTGGCTGGACTGTCTGCGACCAACATGACCCTGTCGGTGGCCACGCAGCGAGAACATGCCAAGGTTCGGCGCAGCAAGGGTGAGCCTGATCTGCCGAGCACCGTGCAAAACCTGCTGCTCAACCAATGGGCACCTCCGGCAGTGGTGGTCGATGAAACGGGGAATATTCAGTATGTCAGCGGGCACACGGGGCCGTATTTAGAGCTTCCGGCGGGGCAGCCCGGCCTCAGCGCGAACGTGAACGTGGTGGATATGGCCCGCTCCGGCCTGCGCTACGAATTGGCGGCGGCCCTCCGCATTGCCGTCAGCGACCAGCGAGAAGTCATTCACCGCAATATTCGCCTGTTGGTCGGCGAAGGAACACTGATCTTCGACCTGATCGTGCATCCTATCGTCACTGCACCCGCCCTTAAAAACCTGCTGCTCATCGTGTTTGCCGCGCCGACACTGCCGTCTTCTAATTTGCTGGACACCATGGAATTGAACGGGCCAACCGGCCAATTGGCCGAACTGGAACGGGAACTGAGAATCACCCGTGAGCACCTGCAGGTGACGCTTGAGGAAAGCGAAATTTCTTTGGAACAGTCGAGAAGTGCCAACGAGGAACTGCAAACTACAAATGAAGAACTGCAAAGTGCCAATGAAGAGTTGATGACCTCAAAAGAAGAATTGCAGTCCTTAAACGAAGAACTTATTACGATCAACTCTGAACATCAAATGATGATCAGCGACCTTGCACAGGCCAATGATGATATCAAAAATTTGTTGGATAGTCTGGGCATTGCCACAGTATTCTTGGACAATACACTGCGTGTTAAACGCTTCACTCCAAAAATTACATCTATTATAAGCCTTATTCCTTCCGACGCCGGGCGGCCTATCGGAGATATTTTCGTCAATCTAAATTACGAGCATTTTATGCGGGACATCAAAGAAGTTTTGGAAAATCTGACCGCGTATCAGACCGAGGTGCAAACCAAAGAGGGCATATGGTATCTGATGAGAATTACGCCCTACCGAACATTTGATAATTTCATTGATGGTGTAGTCATCGTATTTACCAATATTGTTTCCCTTAAACAGCTTGAGCGGCAGCTTGAGGAATCTCTGCTGTACGCCAAAGCCATGATCAACTCTTTGCCTGATCCGGTGATGGTACTTGACCCGCAACTGAAAGTGCATACGGTCAATCGGCCCCTCGTAGAACTCTTGAAGGTGCCCTGGTTTCAACTGATGGGCGAGGCGTTGGAAGACCTTGCTGATGGCGTCCTGGATATTCCAGACCTTATTTCCGTTTTGCGGAAATTGACCCTGGGCAGCCCGGCTGTCGTTGATTTTGTAGCCGACCTGAATTTGCCACTGCAAAGCATGCGGAAATATAAATTCAACGCCCGCCATTTGGTCAGTGAAGACGGCAAGACAGAACTGATTTTACTTATGCTTGAAGACATCACCAACATCGTGAACCGTGCATTGGCAGAAGGCTCGAGCATGACTGACGAGCATGATGCCAACGATTAG
- a CDS encoding ATP-binding protein, with protein MHTSDEGADAGKEQLDPALRREAERQLRASSPYELDELPSDPASLKHYAQAQEHELHVHQIELELQNEQLRQTNLELELTRNKYIELFELAPLGYFTLDRSGVVLEVNQTGCSQLGLTRERLNGRRLPVFVQESFRSHFAVFLRRVFETRLPCRVELTLVRQDGQAFHAQIDAVATQSSDIQTLDRQTPDGALQHARAAVIDITPLKEAQEAISLLNATLEERAQARAAQIQELNDELEALVQSVTQDLRVPIRQINVHASKLHELATAEGPQGGHDLQEVLAGVHHLNELVGALHTYFKAGRQRARFFPVSLERVMADVRKSMKSELQGRQVSLSQDPLPTIYGDSRTLHLLFSQLLNNAVKFSSVDKPTHVRISTQENEREHLICVRDNGRGFNMRHKDRIFGIFQRLHTDGEMEGLGLGLALVRRIALRHGGRVWAEGKEGEGASIWVAFPKEPGQHG; from the coding sequence ATGCATACATCTGACGAAGGGGCAGACGCCGGAAAGGAACAGCTTGATCCGGCGCTGCGCCGAGAGGCAGAGCGCCAGTTGCGTGCGTCTTCCCCCTATGAGCTTGACGAGTTGCCCAGTGATCCAGCGTCACTTAAGCACTACGCTCAGGCTCAGGAACACGAATTACACGTTCATCAAATAGAGCTGGAGCTTCAAAACGAGCAACTACGCCAGACCAATCTGGAACTTGAACTGACGCGCAACAAGTACATAGAACTGTTCGAATTGGCCCCACTGGGATATTTCACCCTTGACCGAAGCGGCGTGGTGTTGGAAGTTAATCAAACCGGTTGTAGCCAGTTGGGGCTGACCCGCGAGCGGCTGAACGGACGGCGGTTGCCTGTTTTCGTACAGGAAAGCTTCCGCTCCCATTTTGCTGTGTTTTTGCGGCGCGTTTTTGAAACCCGCTTGCCGTGCCGAGTAGAACTGACGCTGGTGCGCCAAGATGGGCAAGCGTTCCATGCCCAAATAGATGCGGTCGCGACGCAATCCTCAGATATACAGACCCTGGACAGGCAGACCCCAGACGGCGCACTGCAGCACGCTCGCGCCGCCGTTATCGACATTACGCCGCTGAAAGAGGCGCAGGAAGCCATATCGCTGCTGAACGCCACGCTGGAAGAACGGGCACAGGCCCGCGCCGCACAAATTCAGGAACTGAATGATGAATTGGAGGCGTTGGTGCAGTCGGTGACGCAAGACCTGCGCGTTCCGATTCGGCAAATTAATGTCCACGCCAGCAAACTGCACGAATTGGCCACCGCCGAGGGGCCACAAGGCGGGCACGATTTGCAAGAAGTACTGGCTGGAGTCCATCATCTCAATGAACTGGTCGGCGCACTCCACACCTATTTTAAGGCTGGCCGCCAGCGCGCCCGCTTTTTTCCGGTCAGCCTGGAACGCGTCATGGCGGATGTCCGCAAAAGCATGAAGAGTGAATTGCAGGGCCGCCAAGTTAGTTTGTCCCAGGATCCGTTGCCCACTATTTACGGCGATAGCCGCACGCTACACCTGCTGTTTTCGCAATTGCTGAACAACGCCGTCAAGTTCAGTTCGGTAGACAAGCCAACCCACGTGCGGATCAGCACACAGGAAAACGAGCGCGAACACTTGATCTGTGTCCGCGACAATGGCCGGGGCTTCAACATGCGGCACAAAGACCGGATTTTTGGGATTTTTCAGCGCCTACACACGGACGGCGAAATGGAGGGATTAGGGCTGGGACTGGCGCTGGTACGGCGCATCGCCCTGCGGCACGGCGGGCGTGTGTGGGCCGAGGGCAAAGAGGGGGAGGGCGCGAGCATTTGGGTGGCCTTTCCCAAAGAGCCGGGGCAGCACGGGTAA
- a CDS encoding chemotaxis protein CheB: MILPDDLALVSHSGDQARPFAGNDHQRIIVIGASAGGVEAVRQLLSYLPANFPAPIFVVLHIPSYSPSYLPEIFSRAGALPAEHAQDGEAIRAGRVYVAPPDHHLLLEAGRMLVKKGPKENRFRPSVDAMFRSAAYTYGPRVVGVVLSGMLDDGTSGLWTVGRLGGTTIVQRPQEAGYEDMPLNAIRQVEVDMVQPLSELAASLIELTAATETGAGGIEVKDVEDELKRINVEIQIAAERNGFDLGVMGLGTPIPLTCPECHGSLLQIHEGNLIRYRCHTGHAYSPAALLDEVTESVEKSFWQTLRILEEKRLLLQRTGESLQISAPAEAQQLLALAAEATKRSKTLHQVMFNPPLPSRGVAEAEPID, translated from the coding sequence ATGATTCTTCCAGATGATTTGGCTCTGGTGTCCCACTCTGGCGACCAAGCAAGACCTTTTGCAGGCAATGACCATCAACGCATCATCGTGATCGGCGCGTCAGCGGGCGGCGTGGAAGCCGTGCGGCAACTGCTTTCTTATTTGCCAGCCAATTTTCCGGCCCCCATCTTCGTGGTGCTGCACATTCCGTCCTACAGCCCCAGCTACCTCCCCGAAATTTTTAGCCGTGCCGGGGCGCTGCCTGCCGAACATGCCCAAGACGGCGAGGCCATCCGTGCCGGACGGGTATATGTCGCCCCACCCGACCATCATTTGCTGCTAGAAGCTGGCCGGATGCTGGTCAAAAAGGGGCCGAAGGAAAACCGCTTCCGGCCTTCGGTAGACGCCATGTTTCGCTCAGCGGCGTACACTTACGGGCCGCGTGTGGTGGGCGTGGTGCTGTCGGGGATGCTTGATGACGGAACCTCCGGGCTGTGGACGGTGGGGCGGCTGGGCGGAACGACCATTGTGCAGCGCCCGCAAGAGGCTGGATACGAGGACATGCCGCTGAACGCGATTCGGCAGGTAGAGGTGGACATGGTGCAGCCTTTATCTGAGCTGGCCGCCTCATTGATAGAGTTAACGGCAGCCACTGAAACCGGTGCTGGTGGAATCGAAGTGAAAGACGTGGAAGACGAATTGAAGCGGATCAATGTAGAAATTCAGATCGCTGCCGAGAGAAACGGTTTTGACCTTGGCGTAATGGGTCTGGGCACGCCCATTCCCCTGACCTGCCCGGAATGTCACGGCAGCCTGCTTCAAATTCACGAGGGCAACCTGATTCGCTACCGCTGCCACACCGGTCACGCCTATAGCCCCGCCGCGCTGCTTGACGAAGTGACGGAGAGCGTCGAAAAATCTTTCTGGCAGACTCTCAGAATTTTGGAAGAAAAGAGACTGCTGCTCCAGCGGACTGGAGAGAGCCTCCAGATCAGTGCACCCGCTGAGGCACAGCAACTTCTGGCCTTGGCCGCCGAAGCCACAAAAAGATCGAAGACATTACATCAGGTTATGTTTAATCCACCGCTGCCCAGCAGAGGAGTCGCTGAAGCCGAGCCGATAGACTAA
- a CDS encoding KGG domain-containing protein, producing MTSNSDKNGVKSGSGRGFARMDPQKQREIASKGGQAAHASGNAHQFTSEEARAAGRKGGQASRGRTKVEGAAPVSAQSAD from the coding sequence ATGACCAGCAACAGTGATAAAAATGGTGTGAAGAGTGGAAGTGGGCGCGGCTTTGCCCGGATGGATCCTCAAAAGCAGCGCGAAATTGCCAGTAAAGGCGGCCAGGCGGCCCATGCCAGCGGCAACGCCCACCAATTTACTTCCGAAGAAGCGCGTGCTGCTGGACGCAAAGGCGGACAAGCCTCACGTGGACGCACCAAAGTAGAGGGTGCGGCACCGGTCAGCGCCCAATCTGCGGACTAA
- the guaD gene encoding guanine deaminase: MTLYRATFLHTPANPFHSDQALRTEDDGGLLVQNGQIIQSGSFATVRAAFPDAPVEDLRGGLLLPGFIDTHVHYPQVRVIGGLGLPLLEWLDTITLPEEAKFGNDAYAAAIAREFVSGLTSNGTTTALIFGSHFASAVDILFQEASRVGLRAVAGQVVSDRMLRPELHTTPSLAYTEGKALIERWHGQGRNLYAVTPRFSLSASEGILDACAGLMAEFPDVCFTSHINENGREIQTVRDLFPSSRDYLDTYERAGLVTRRTVLAHSVHPTDRELGAMAEHRCTAAHCPCSNSALGSGRFPLGRHLAAGVHVSLGTDVGGGTGFSMLKEGLQAHFMQQLMGPAGVPLSPAHLLYLTTRAGAEALDLDGQIGDFSAGKSFDAVYFRPPEGSIMHTVLAHASSTERALASLFAGGTQSDVARVWIGGDSVYARSPQPQKNPQLRQLEM, encoded by the coding sequence ATGACCCTCTACCGCGCCACTTTTCTGCACACGCCTGCCAATCCCTTCCACTCCGATCAAGCCCTGCGCACCGAAGACGATGGCGGCCTGCTCGTCCAGAACGGCCAGATCATTCAGAGCGGCAGTTTTGCCACCGTTCGCGCCGCCTTTCCCGACGCCCCAGTAGAAGACCTGCGCGGCGGCCTGCTGCTCCCCGGATTCATAGACACCCACGTGCATTACCCGCAGGTTCGCGTGATTGGCGGGTTGGGGTTGCCGCTACTGGAATGGCTGGACACCATCACCCTGCCCGAAGAGGCCAAATTTGGCAATGATGCCTACGCCGCCGCCATTGCCCGCGAATTCGTGTCAGGCCTGACTAGCAACGGCACGACCACTGCCCTGATCTTCGGCTCCCATTTTGCCAGCGCCGTCGATATTTTGTTTCAGGAAGCCAGTCGGGTGGGGCTGCGGGCGGTGGCGGGGCAGGTCGTCTCTGACCGGATGCTGCGCCCAGAACTGCATACCACGCCTTCGCTGGCCTACACGGAAGGAAAGGCCTTGATAGAGCGTTGGCATGGGCAGGGAAGGAATCTCTACGCGGTCACACCGCGATTCTCCTTATCTGCCTCAGAAGGAATTTTGGACGCCTGTGCCGGGCTGATGGCCGAGTTCCCCGACGTCTGCTTTACCAGCCACATCAACGAAAACGGGCGCGAAATTCAAACTGTGCGCGATCTGTTTCCCAGTAGCCGCGATTATCTGGACACCTACGAACGCGCCGGACTGGTCACGCGCCGCACCGTGCTGGCCCACAGCGTTCACCCCACAGACCGGGAACTGGGCGCAATGGCCGAACACCGCTGCACCGCCGCACATTGCCCATGCAGCAATTCGGCGTTGGGGAGCGGAAGGTTCCCGCTGGGGCGTCATCTCGCGGCGGGCGTTCACGTGTCCCTTGGCACCGATGTGGGCGGCGGCACGGGCTTTTCTATGCTCAAGGAGGGCTTGCAGGCCCATTTCATGCAGCAGCTGATGGGGCCAGCCGGCGTACCGCTCTCACCCGCACACTTGCTGTACCTCACCACCCGCGCCGGGGCCGAAGCCCTCGATCTAGACGGCCAAATCGGAGATTTCAGCGCAGGCAAAAGCTTTGACGCCGTGTACTTTCGCCCGCCAGAAGGCAGCATCATGCACACCGTGTTGGCCCATGCCTCCAGCACCGAACGCGCTCTGGCCTCCCTGTTCGCGGGCGGCACACAAAGCGACGTAGCGCGGGTATGGATCGGCGGTGACTCGGTGTATGCCCGTTCCCCACAGCCGCAAAAAAATCCCCAGCTTAGGCAGCTGGAGATGTGA
- the xdhC gene encoding xanthine dehydrogenase accessory protein XdhC codes for MNWLAALQYLTDSQEPGVLITIAAVRGHAPREAGAKMVVSRSETWDSVGGGNLEATAVARARTLIRTSAQAPELLTSRLTDTAPNEYGRQCCGGEVTLLLEPLATVRPHIALFGIGHVGLELALILSRLPVHLHLTDSRAAQLAPERLAGLAAGASTVHLHPVPIPELTLPDLPAGSHIVVMTHDHAEDAALCDAALRRPDLGWIGLIGSSVKWIRFREQLKAVGHSEVDLTRITTPIGLPGIRGKTPAVIAVSVAAQLVEVLETHTFPAFQKDSVALQTSQETAD; via the coding sequence TTGAACTGGCTCGCCGCCCTCCAATACCTGACCGACTCCCAAGAACCCGGCGTCCTGATTACCATCGCCGCTGTGCGTGGTCATGCCCCGCGTGAGGCTGGAGCCAAAATGGTGGTCAGCCGGAGCGAAACGTGGGACAGCGTGGGCGGCGGCAACCTGGAAGCCACCGCCGTAGCCCGCGCCCGCACCCTGATTCGCACCAGCGCCCAAGCCCCCGAACTCCTGACCTCGCGCCTGACCGACACTGCCCCCAACGAATATGGCCGCCAGTGCTGCGGCGGTGAGGTAACGCTACTGCTAGAGCCGTTGGCAACGGTGCGCCCCCACATCGCCCTATTCGGCATTGGGCATGTGGGGCTAGAACTTGCGCTGATCCTGTCGCGGCTGCCTGTGCATCTGCACCTCACCGATTCGCGGGCGGCGCAACTGGCCCCCGAACGGCTTGCAGGACTGGCGGCGGGCGCATCTACCGTTCACCTTCATCCCGTTCCGATTCCAGAACTGACCCTGCCCGACCTTCCCGCCGGAAGTCACATCGTCGTCATGACCCACGACCACGCCGAAGACGCCGCCCTGTGTGACGCGGCCCTGCGCCGCCCCGATCTGGGATGGATTGGGCTGATCGGCTCCAGTGTCAAATGGATTCGGTTCCGCGAGCAACTGAAGGCGGTGGGACATAGCGAAGTCGACTTGACGCGCATCACCACGCCCATTGGCCTGCCCGGAATCCGGGGCAAAACGCCCGCCGTGATCGCAGTCAGTGTGGCGGCCCAACTCGTGGAGGTGTTGGAAACCCACACATTTCCTGCTTTCCAGAAGGATTCTGTTGCTTTACAGACCAGTCAAGAAACCGCTGACTAA
- the xdhB gene encoding xanthine dehydrogenase molybdopterin binding subunit produces MSLFERPPLGAVGDSVPHESADLHVTGHALYTDDLGVRLQGLLHAWPLQAPHAHARILRLDTAPALSVPGVVRVLTAADVPGVNDAGVKHDEPLFPEEVMFHGHAVCWVLADSVDAARLGSEAILVEYEVLPALLTISEAVSAESFQGSQPTLRRGDVSLGFGEAAHIFEGEFEFGGQEHFYLETNAALAYTDESGQMFIQCSTQHPTETQEIVAHVLGLTSSQVTVQCLRMGGGFGGKEMQPHGFAAIAALGATLTGRPVRLRLNRTQDLTMTGKRHPFHARWKVGFDASGRLNALQAVLSSDGGWSLDLSEPVLARALCHIDNAYYIPHVEVLGRICKTNKTSQTAFRGFGGPQGMLVIEDILGRCSPLLGLDPADLRQRNFYAPGEATPYGQPVRHAERLQTVWQTLLHKSDFAARQAEIGAFNATHPHTKRGLAITPVKFGISFNFTAYNQAGALVHVYKDGSVLINHGGTEMGQGLHTKMIQVAATALGVPLKCVRLAPTRTDKVPNTSATAASSGADLNGGAIKDACDQIKERLAAVAAGALGVHPNDVRFENGRVYPLGHPDQGLDFAKLVHDAYHLRTQLWAAGYYRTPGLHWDRAAMQGEPFKYFSYGASVSEVEVDGFTGAYRLLRADLLHDVGDSLSPLIDIGQVEGGFVQGAGWLTLEELRWDTSNGPHRGRLATQSASTYKLPSFSEMPEIFNVALLEQATEDGVVYGSKAVGEPPLMLAISVREALRQAAAAFGPSGRAQQLASPATPEAVFWALKEARQERTEAEGVAADD; encoded by the coding sequence ATGAGCCTGTTCGAACGTCCGCCGCTGGGTGCAGTAGGCGACTCCGTACCGCACGAAAGCGCCGACCTGCACGTCACTGGGCACGCGCTGTACACCGATGACCTCGGCGTGCGGCTGCAAGGGCTGCTTCATGCCTGGCCCCTGCAAGCGCCCCATGCCCACGCCCGAATCCTGAGGCTCGACACCGCGCCCGCCCTGAGCGTTCCCGGTGTGGTACGCGTCCTGACCGCCGCCGACGTGCCGGGCGTCAACGATGCGGGCGTGAAGCACGACGAACCGTTGTTTCCTGAGGAAGTCATGTTTCACGGTCACGCGGTCTGCTGGGTTCTGGCCGACAGCGTGGACGCGGCGCGGCTTGGATCGGAAGCCATACTTGTTGAATACGAAGTCCTGCCCGCCCTCCTGACCATCTCCGAAGCAGTCTCAGCCGAGAGTTTTCAGGGGTCGCAGCCCACCCTACGCCGGGGCGACGTGTCGCTGGGCTTTGGGGAAGCCGCACATATCTTCGAGGGTGAATTCGAGTTTGGCGGCCAGGAGCATTTTTATCTGGAAACCAACGCCGCGCTTGCCTACACCGACGAATCGGGCCAGATGTTCATTCAGTGCAGCACCCAGCATCCCACTGAAACACAGGAAATCGTGGCGCATGTGCTGGGCCTGACTTCCAGCCAGGTGACCGTACAATGCCTGCGGATGGGCGGCGGCTTTGGCGGCAAAGAGATGCAGCCACACGGCTTCGCGGCCATTGCCGCACTGGGCGCGACCCTCACCGGAAGGCCCGTGCGCCTCCGCCTGAACCGCACCCAGGACCTGACCATGACCGGCAAACGCCATCCTTTTCATGCCCGCTGGAAGGTGGGTTTTGACGCATCAGGCCGCCTGAATGCCCTGCAAGCCGTCTTAAGCAGCGACGGCGGCTGGAGCCTCGACCTCTCCGAACCCGTGCTGGCCCGCGCCCTGTGCCACATCGACAACGCCTATTACATCCCACATGTGGAGGTACTGGGCCGAATCTGCAAGACCAATAAAACGTCCCAGACAGCTTTCCGGGGCTTTGGCGGGCCACAGGGCATGCTGGTCATCGAAGATATTCTGGGCCGCTGTTCGCCGCTGCTGGGGCTAGACCCTGCCGACCTGCGCCAGCGCAACTTTTACGCGCCCGGAGAAGCCACACCCTACGGCCAGCCCGTGCGCCACGCCGAACGGCTGCAAACGGTGTGGCAAACGTTGCTGCATAAGAGCGATTTCGCCGCCCGACAAGCCGAGATTGGGGCCTTCAATGCAACCCATCCACACACCAAACGCGGCCTCGCCATCACGCCCGTCAAGTTCGGAATTTCCTTCAATTTCACGGCCTACAACCAGGCGGGGGCACTCGTTCATGTCTACAAAGACGGCTCCGTCCTGATCAATCACGGCGGTACCGAAATGGGGCAGGGGCTGCACACCAAGATGATTCAGGTAGCGGCGACGGCGCTGGGCGTCCCCCTGAAGTGTGTGCGACTTGCTCCAACCCGCACCGACAAAGTGCCGAATACCTCCGCGACGGCGGCCAGTTCCGGGGCCGACCTGAACGGCGGGGCCATCAAAGATGCCTGCGACCAGATCAAGGAGCGCCTCGCGGCGGTGGCGGCAGGTGCGCTGGGCGTGCATCCCAACGATGTTCGCTTCGAGAATGGCCGGGTCTATCCGCTGGGCCACCCCGATCAAGGCCTCGATTTTGCCAAGCTCGTCCACGACGCCTACCACCTCCGCACCCAACTCTGGGCGGCGGGCTACTACCGCACGCCGGGCCTGCACTGGGATCGGGCGGCCATGCAAGGCGAGCCGTTCAAATATTTCTCTTATGGCGCGTCAGTGTCAGAAGTGGAAGTGGACGGCTTTACGGGCGCTTACCGCCTGCTCCGCGCCGACCTGCTGCACGATGTGGGCGATAGCCTTTCTCCCCTGATCGATATAGGACAAGTGGAGGGCGGATTCGTGCAGGGCGCTGGCTGGCTGACCTTAGAGGAGTTGCGCTGGGATACGAGTAACGGGCCGCACCGGGGCCGCCTCGCCACCCAGTCGGCCAGCACCTACAAGCTGCCCAGCTTTTCCGAGATGCCCGAAATCTTTAACGTGGCCCTGCTGGAACAGGCCACCGAAGACGGGGTGGTCTACGGTTCCAAGGCAGTCGGAGAGCCGCCCCTGATGCTGGCGATCAGCGTGCGAGAAGCTCTGCGCCAGGCCGCCGCTGCCTTTGGCCCCAGTGGACGCGCCCAACAACTCGCCAGCCCCGCTACCCCCGAAGCCGTGTTCTGGGCACTAAAAGAAGCCCGGCAGGAACGGACAGAAGCGGAAGGAGTGGCGGCGGATGACTAG